From the genome of Cryptococcus neoformans var. neoformans B-3501A chromosome 1, whole genome shotgun sequence, one region includes:
- a CDS encoding hypothetical protein (HMMPfam hit to Aldedh, Aldehyde dehydrogenase family, score: 515.4, E(): 5.1e-152) — protein sequence MRSSSVLSLSWTAPRSHRRTVALLPIRQQRNTTIMRAMSNIIGGTESKVPSGTRPLSTRAHAVLSALNIPADNAAPIPGVFDGQWKGSGEEITSKCPATGEILARVKGASVEETQAAIAKSKEAYRIVRSMPAPKRGEVIRQIREALEAKVSELGDLVSLEMGKIKSEGKGEVQEFIDVCDFATGLSRTMTGRVLPSERPEHVIYEIPNPLGVVGILSAFNFPVAVYGWNLTVALASGNSTIWKPAPSTPLTAIAVARLIQPVLEKNGLPGATAALVCGGIDVGKIIVGSEDIPLVSFTGSEKVGKEVGKAVNDRFGKTILELGGNNAVIVDKDADLPLALQSVLFAAVGTAGQRCTSTRRLILHKSIAQEFLSKLLPVYDAQAPSPHLMVGDPLQTSTLIGPLHNEAAVKKYEATLQAVTSRGGEILTQRSGRINGMNKEVEGGNWVWPTVVRPKKDDPCWKEEVFAPILFVTEFETLEEAIEINNSVPQGLSSALFTSDLRSLGKWLGPEGSDCGIVNVNVGTSGAEIGAGFGGNKSTGWGRESGGDAWKQYVRWSAATVNYSSKVSLAQGVTFGIDA from the exons ATGCGCTCCTCTTCTGTTCTCTCACTTTCCTGGACAGCTCCTCGTTCACACCGACGAACAGTCGCTCTCCTCCCAATTAGACAACAACGAAACACAACCATCATGCGCGCTATGTCTAATATCATCGGTGGAACTGAGAGCAAGGTCCCCTCTGGCACTCGTCCACTTTCAACTCGTGCCCACGCAGTCCTTTCTGCTCTCAACATTCCTGCCGATAACGCTGCCCCTATTCCCGGTGTCTTCGACGGTCAATGGAAGGGGTCCGGTGAAGAGATCACTTCTAAGTGTCCTGCTACTGGTGAAATCCTGGCCAGAGTCAAGGGT GCCAGCGTCGAGGAAACTCAAGCAGCCATTGCCAAGTCAAAGGAGGCCTACCGGATTGTCCGCTCCATGCCTGCTCCCAAGCGAGGAGAGGTCATCCGTCAAATCAGGGAAGCTCTTGAGGCCAAGGTGTCGGAGCTCGGTGACCTCGTAAGTTTGGAAATGGGAAAGATCAAAAGTGAAGGCAAGGGTGAGGTTCAGGAGTTTATTGATGTT TGTGACTTTGCTACTGGGTTGTCAAGGACTATGACAGGTCGAGTCCTTCCAAGTGAACGTCCTGAGCATGTCATCTACGAAA TCCCTAACCCTCTGGGCGTTGTGGGTATCCTCTCTGCCTTCAACTTCCCT GTGGCCGTCTAC GGCTG GAACCTTACAGTCGCTCTTGCTTCTGGCAATTCTACCATTTGGAAGCCCGCACCCTCAACCCCTTTGACGGCAATCGCTGTCGCTCGTCTTATCCAGCCCGTTCTCGAGAAGAACGGCCTTCCTGGAGCGACCGCTGCGCTCGTCTGCGGAGGCATCGATGTTGGGAAGATTATTGTGGGTAGTGAGGATATTCCTTTGG TGAGCTTCACAGGAAGTGAGAAGGTCGGTAAGGAGGTGGGTAAGGCTGTAAACGATAGATTCGGCAAG ACTATCCTTGAACTCGGTGGTAACAACGCCGTCATTGTTGACAAGGATGctgatcttcctctcgcTCTTCAAAGCGTTCTCTTCGCTGCCGTGGGCACCGCTGGCCAGCGGTGCACATCTACTCGTCGTCTCATCCTACACAAGTCCATTGCGCAAGAATTCCTTTCTAAACTTCTCCCTGTCTACGATGCCCAAGCACCTAGCCCTCATTTGATGGTTGGTGACCCTCTTCAAACGTCTACCCTTATCGGTCCTCTTCACAACGAAGCAGCCGTGAAGAAGTACGAGGCAACGCTTCAAGCTGTGACATCCCGCGGCGGTGAGATCCTTACTCAGCGATCAGGCCGAATTAATGGTATGAACAAGGAGGTCGAGGGGGGTAACTGGGTGTGGCCTACTGTCGTCCGACCAAAGAAGGACGACCCCtgctggaaggaagaagtcTTCGcccccatcctcttcgttACCGAATTCGAGACTCTTGAAGAGGCCATCGAGATCAACAACTCTGTCCCTCAAGGCCTTTCAAGTGCCTTGTTCACTAGTGACCTCAGGTCTCTCGGCAAGTGGCTCGGTCCCGAAGGTTCTGACTGCGGTATCGTGAATGTTAACGTTGGTACCAGCGGCGCTGAAATCGGTGCTGGTTTTGGTGGTAACAAGTCAACTGGTTGGGGACGAGAGTCTGGCGGTGACGCCTGGAAGCAATACGTGAGGTGGTCTGCTGCTACTGTCAACTATTCTAGCAAAGTCTCTCTCGCGCAGGGAGTAACTTTTGGGATTGACGCATAA